The region GCAACAGGCTGCCTTTGGACGCCCACTCTTCAGCGGCCCGGCGGCCGCTGCTGTCAGCCAAGGGCCAGCACTCTTGTGCCTCTTTGGGATCGGCTTCAAGTGGCGCTCTGTCTTGGGGAAGTCGTCCGCTCAGGGGCCCGCCGCGGTGACAGGGGAGTTGATGAGCGGTGCGCGGAAAGTGTGCCAGCGAGGTCTCCTAAGGGTCCTGGGTCCCACCGCAGGCAGCATCCTCGCCGCCAGGTGCGCTGGCTAACCTGGCAGGGCTGGGGACGAGGTGACTCGGATGAGTACCAACCGGCATGGCCAGGGCGACCCTGAATGTCCGTGTTGAATAAAGCTTCTGCACATACGTGACCCCGCGTGGTCCTTGCCACCAAAGGGAGTGGGCCTGGGCTCCCCCAAGCTCCCACACACGGTTCTAGCCCTGGACTCGGGCACTATGCGAGGACTGAGTCCTGAGAACAGGTGGGGCGTCTCAACCAACGCCTGACTCCGCGGTGCCAGGCAGAGCTTGTCAGGGAGGATGCGCTGGGTTTGCTGCGGTAACCATGGAGGAATCCCTGAGAACTGTTTCACAGATAAGAATTGGGCGACCGACCGTGCTTCACAATGAGTCTGCACAACAGCCCCTGAGCCGGTGCCATTGCCAGCTCCTCAtccccctcttctcccttcccttcctcttcctttcccctgtcggctccctcctcctctcacccTATCTGATCCCTACCACACGGTAATGGCTGCCGTGCCGGCTTTTCAAGTCAGCATCGTCCCATTTCTGACCATCTTTGTTGCCACACCAGGGGGTGTTAGGGagcagcatcccccaccccttccacttGCAGTTGTCAGCCCCAAGGAAGGTAAGCATCTGTGAAAGAGGTCCCGCATCCCTGTAGTATTGAAAACAGGTTTCCCTTTTTGCAAGCCAAGGGCAAGAAGTTAACTTTGCTACAGCACTGGCCCTGAAGCCTGGCAGAGCAGGATGAGGGGGGAGCGGCCTCTCCCGACCCAGGAAGACAAGGAGCTCCTGCAGAGACACCTCAAATACACTCGTCAAAGTTTTCTCATGCGTACTCTGTCAATGTCCGTGCTTTTCTTATTGACACATTAAAAGACAAGCCTGAAAACACCATAATTTGAAGTAGTGATGAGCGTATAGTTCACGATATCTGGGACAAATGTAACTAATATGACAAGGCCCCAGGCACTGTTTATGAGGTGAACAAGGTCACATTCGTACTTGAAGGGAAAACAAAATTTCAGTGAAAGACAATAAGGAGGTCATTTTTTCCTTACCCAAGTTCATGGATTCCCTGAATTTTCCCCACAGACTCTAGGTGAAGAACCACAGAGTGGCTCTCAACcagagtttaaaattaaaatcaaagcaGAGAAAAAACACGTCAGCTATATCTCACACAGAGAGATGAGAATCAGTTGGGGAATCTTTGCCTTGGTCTGTGGTTCTGAACCCAGACCTTGCAGCCAGACCAGCCCCAGCTGGACCTTTTTCTGCCACGTACGCTGGGCGACCGAAGTCAAGCCACTGTGCTCTCCGTGCCTcggttttttccttttgcatatgGCGATAATGGAAGTCTGTTCGCACGGGCTGCTGTGAGCAGGGAGCTCTGGTGGGATGGGGCCTGGCACTTGGCATGATCGCTGTTTGGCTGTCGCAGTTTGATAGATGAGTGTGTGCTCTGTGTCACAacataaaatgtgtttcttcCTGCGGATCAGGGTCCAAAGTGTTTGGAAGCCTCGTCCCTGGAGGATCCTGGGACTCAGACCTTGGCAAGAGCTCGTGTGGGACCCAAGGCTTGGGAAAGAGGATACAAAGAACATGCAAGGTCTGGGGTCTGCATTAGTTTCTTGTTGCTGTTATAATAATTTACCAAACTTCAAGGAGCACTGTTCTTTTCTacttctggctcttccctttGCCTATGTTGATCTCTGTGCCTGGAATGACCTCCTCCCCACTGTTTCCACAGTTCTCACTCAGCCTTTAGGACTTAACTCAGAcattgcctcctccaggaaggcttccctggaGCACCCTGCCACCGCACCTCTGGGAAAGTGCCTGTGCATGAAGCCCTGCATGTATCCCCATCAACACAGATGCCACAACCAACTGCCACCATCCGGTCTGCTTCTGCCATCATCCTCCATAGGGTGCCCTTCAGCAGAACAGCTGGACTCTTCTTTACAGCTCCAGCGGCCAGGAGAACCTGGCGTGGGTGAGGTCTTGGCAAATGAGTGCAGAGCGAGTGAATGAGGGAGTGAACGAGTGGCTTCCCTGAGGCCCCTTGCTTGCTCAGAGAAGCTTGGGACTGAGCCTGGGCCGCAGAGGCCAGCTagctgggctggggttggggcagcaCCCTTGGAGCCCAGAATCCTAAACAATTGTGAGGTCGGCCCAGGGTCAGTCCTGCATCCTCAGGGAATGGGGTGTCAGACCCCCCTCTTGTCTCACCCTGCAGCACCCTGAAGCTCCCTCCATTCACTGAGTTCCAACCCAGGGGCCAGATCCCCCCCAATCTCTGAGGGCATCAGTCACACCCAAGAACCACACCTGGATGCACTGTTCCTGCAGAAGCTTTATTAGTTGGATTCTGATTCAGTGCCTGACGTGGCTGTCCTGGTGCCACCACCAGTCTGATGGCCTCAGCAGGGTGACCTACGCCCCCATCCCTGAGGATCCAGGAGCACTCAACCGCTTGTTATGTTTTGTGGTGGTTCACTGGACAACTGTGCTCGAGGATAATCCCAATGAAAACCGATGCCCGTGATGCCGAGGTGCCGATACTGGCCGAAGAGTCCCGTGACCACATTTCCCGGCTGGTTGGGGTAGACGACGAAGCCGcggccttcttccttcccaaaaGTGGCCCAGCGCCCGAAGTCAGTGTATATGATCAGATACCGGAGGTAAAACTTATGCGAGCCGTACACCCCTATAATGTGTTCACCTGGCCACAGGGTGAATTCCTGGGCGTTCCCACCTGAGACGCCAAATGCTTTACTCCAGGAGGATCCATATTTCACCTGGATACTGAGAGAAAGTAGGAGATTTGAACACTTTGGATCCAGGCTGACTTGCCATTCTCCAGGTCCTCCATCCCCCACACCACTCCTCCCCTCAGCCACGGGCCAGGAGAGCAGCCCTGTCACTGCGGCACAAGCCCTTGAGCACAGGGCTTGGGGTTCCCAAGACAGGTATGCTGGTCTCAAAGCCCTGTACCGCCACTGTCGGGAAGCGGTCTTGGGCTTGTTACCcagcctctccaggcctcagtttcttcatctgcagagTGGGAGATTATTGGAAGCAGGCACTGAGCTCATCTGTAAGGAGAGCTCTGCACAGTGCCCGGTCCCCATGACCCTCAAGTGGTGCCAGCTGTCGTCCTTGCAGAGCAGGAGAGCTGCTCTCCAGCCAAGTTTGGGTTTTCTGAGCCCAAGTCACTCCAACAGATCAGGTTGCAGGCCTGAGACGCTGGTGACTTCTCACACTCACCTGGGGGAATTCCACTAGCTTTGCTCGCCTGAGCTCATCTGTGTCCTTCCTCCCATCTTGGTGCCTATCTCAGAGCCTCCTGCTCCACCGCCCCCTGCCCATGCTCTGTCCCCTTTGCTCTGGCCGCTTTGCCCTATTTCCCCTCCGCGGTCCCAGTCCTGTCCCGGTCCTGTCCCGGTCCCGGGGCTGCTTTAAGTGCAGATCAAAGGCTTACCCCAGACTTTGGGCAAGGACACCACCCTACCGTTAGGGAAATGGCCCTGGGCTTTCTGCCTCTACACACTTCTGGCTACTTGTGTTCAAGCAGTGGTCTGCTCTGACCCACGCTTCCTTTCCTCCTTGACCCTGCCCTTCTCCTGGTTTTTCCACCAGGCATTCTCAGACTGAAAGGCTGTTTTTGACTGAACTGAGTTTGGGTTGAAAGGAGAAAGTAGGGAGAAGCATCATCTATTCTCTTCTTTAGATCAACCCAGGAAGCAATGTCTGGACTTCCAGGTGCAGACAGAAAGAAGCGGGGCTGGTGTGCAGGACAGGGGGTAGCTGCAGGCAAGGAGCGGACGGAAAGGTGGTGGATGGCGGCTCCATGACTCCAGGGACTCAGTGGGTCTCAGAGAGCCAGCAGGAACCCAGGTAAGATGTTGGAGAAGAGGCGCTAAGCCCCCCCCTCCCCAAGTCCCCAGGACTGTGGCAGGAGTTGGGACACAGTGCGAGGGCTTCATGCCCTGCTCCTACTCACCTCTTTAATATGCCTATAAGACCCACAGACACTCGAATCCCAGTTATATCATTTTCATAGTCTGGAGAGGTACTGAAATACCAGCCTCCTCCATTCCCAAACATCTCTAGATGGATGAAACAATGAGTTAGGGGAGAGAAGAAAACCCATGGTAATACGTACGTTATCTCTGAGCAGATTTGGACAACGCCCCATGAGGCAGATGGGACAGTCCTGTGACTAGAGTtagcccagggctgggcccagaccccCGGGGTGACCTCATTGGAGGAGGTGAGGGTAGCCACCAGAGGGAtgggctggagggaggcagaCCCCCCAGACTTACGCCCTGCCCAGCAGGTGGTGCTCCAGAGGACGGCGAGGGTTAGCCACAGCAGCATGATTTCTGGCTGGTGAGTCCCAAGGCTCCTGGAGAGAGGGGACAGTCCACTAGACTCTCAGAGAGGGGCCCCGCCTGACCTTGCCAGGCCCCATCCATGGGAGGGCAGCGCCAACCTACCTGGCCAGAAAACTCTTGTCGCCCAATCCTGGCGCCCTCCACCTGGCCTTTTATATCCTCCCAGGCCCTGTGGGCCCCCATCCAGAAGGAAGGGGTGGAAGCCACCATGGGGACAGAAAAAGGAGCTGGTCGGTGGGGGCTCTTCCTGGGGGAATCCCCAGAGCCATCCTGGGGGAGGCTCCCGGACGTGCTCTTTGTTATCTTGGCCTCTGGTCCTACGCAAACAAAACAGGGCTGTGACAGGAGTTTTGCtgtcatctctgtctctcttctcagCGCCTGAACTAGATCTTGACTTCAAAGGTGGGGAGAGTTTACTGACAGCCCTTCCTAGGTTGGCCAGACAGGATGCAACCCCACAGGGGCTGCAGGCCGAAGGCCCACAGAAGGCCTGTGGGGCCCAGGGCTCCTGTCTTGTGCACAACTGGGTTCAGGGCTTCGATCAGGTCTGGGTGGAGCCTGGTGTCCCGTGGGCTCTCAGGAGCCCAGGTCAAGCTCCCCGCCAACCCTCAGAGAGCAGGAGTGGACGACCCAGTTCTGCGTGTCTGGTGCAAGGTGGAAGAGGTACTCCAGGCACTGGCCTTCTAGGGTCTGTCACTGGGTATATGCCTGTGATTTTTCTTCTGGGAGCAGCTGGGGATGGACCAGACTTAATGGGATGTGGGGCACCATGACAGGAGGCACAGAGGATTGGGGACAGGTGAGCCTCCAGGCCAGTCCTTCTGAGGGTGCCTGGGGCTAGGCCAAGGGGTCAGACTGTTCGGAGGTAACAGGGTCTTCTTAAGGTTCTGGGGCCTCTGCTGGTGCCGTTGCCGCAAGTCCAGGCTTTCCGTGAGGCGCTGGAGCTGAGGCCGTCTGCAGGGCCTCCTCACTATTTTGAAAGAGCCATGGGGTCACAGTCATCAAAATAGGGGCTGACTATGGGCCTGGGTGCTGGAGCCCGATCAGGTCCAAGTCGTGTCTTCCGTTCTTACTCATCGAGTGATTTAGGGAGGTTACGTCACCTCTGTGCCTCGATTGTTTCATCTGATATATGTGGATAACAGTAGAACCTACTCACAAGATGTTATGGGAAGTCAACGAGATGCTTCTCCAGATGAGGGCCTGAACACCGAAGACGTTATGCCACGCAGGCAGGTATGCAAGGTTTTGCTTTGCGGCTTCCTTTGAAATCACAGATTAGAAACAGCAGACTTGTACTTTTAGAGGTGACCGGTTAAATAAATGACGGTGCCAcctacacagtggaatactacacggGTGCGAAGAGGGAGCAGAGCGCTCCCGCTGTGCTGACACATTGCCCGAGGACACAGGCCGGTGGGGACTCAAGGGTTCAGAATGTCCCTATTTGGTCACATGGAAAAACAGCACGGCCTTGTGTGTGCAGAGACAGACTTGCTCTGGGAGTACTGGCTCACCAGGCGCTGAGAACACAGGTTTCGTTGGGATGACAactggggagggctggagggtggggtggaagcCCTGTTCAGCTGGCACCTCCATGACAAACCCCAGGTTCCTAGGACAGGGGTCAGTTACTATGGCCTGTAGCCGAATCCGGCCTTCTGCCTGTTTCTGCACAGCCTGTGAGCTAAGAACACTTTTTACATGTCTAAATGGTTAGAAAAAATTCACAAGAAGAATAGTATCTCGTGACACACGGGCCTTCCAGGAAATGTCAGTGCCATCACCCGTCAATGCGGCGCCATCGGCACACAGCCCCAACTCTCATTTGCATGTAGTAGGGGCTGCTTTCAACCACAGGCAGAGCTGAGTCCTTGCGACAAAGACTTTCAGACTTCGAAAACCTAGACAAGGCCCTTCACCCACAAAGTCAGGGGACCCTGGTGATCCCTGTGTTTCCTGCTCTGGAACAATCACAGCCCTGCCCATGGTACTGGCCACGTGTGTCACCAGTGCGGGGCAGTGGGGGATTCCATTTAAGAACCACCCTTTTGGGGAGGCCGGAGCAGAGAGGTGCTCTATCCTGAAAGCTGCGCCCTTtcctctggccctggcctggtatcCCTGGAGAGGATCCTCGGGGCTCAGGCCCTCTCACACCAGGCCCACAGCAGGAACTTCCTGCTGGAAGGGGGCAGAAGGGGCCTGAGATCTCACAAGCACAGTTCtggtggcaggggctggaggccaCATGAAGGGGCTTGTGTTCCTGCCGAAGCCCAGCCCGAGGGGACTCTTGGGAGTTCTGATGACGATTCGGGCGTCTTTTTCCCAGCTGCAGGTGGCAGGGTTTGGCGCCCAGAGAAGGGTCTGTCTGGGCCCAGGAAGCACTACCTGGGGTGGGAGTTGGAGGAAGAGACAGTTTCTGGCATGAACAAAGAGGGAATGACAGAAGTTGCTTGAACGTACACACGAGGTGCATTTTCTCAGAGCCACGAGCATCGTTACGACAgatgcacgtgtgcacacacgcactCACGCGGATGCACCCTACACACGCACTCGTGCCCACTACTCCCATGCATAGGAGCTTGCACAcgctccacacacacacccctacactCGTGCAGACCTGTGTAGGTGGCACTGATCCTGGAGAAGACCCACCCCCTTGTCTCCCCTGGCCCGGTGCTGGCCCTGAGTCTGAGAAAGACTCAACACAGGTCCTTTGTCCCTCAAGATCAGGGCTCCCCACAAGGGGATTTACTGGGCATTTACGAGGCCATAATCCCCTGTGTGGGCGTGCCCCAGAGCTCCCTGCCAGGAGCCCAGAACAAAGGGGCCTTCTCCTAACAGGGCTGGCTTTCCTGGTCTCCTGCCTTCTGAGTTTGCGGCTTGGGAAGCCTGAGGCACAGCAGATAAAAGGGACTCCATCCCCCACCCACTCCGCTGGTccagcctccctcccatcccGTGCAGgaagcccccaaccccctccttGGAGGTTGGAACTTTTGTCCCTGGCTTGGGTCCTGGGTCTTGAGGGTaagcctggcctggcctgggaaaAGGTAGGGGAGCTGGCACCTCCACGTGGCCTCCTCTCATTCCTGGGGCCCcaggaaaaagagggaagagactgctgggaaagagaggggaaatgacCTTTGTGGCCTTTGTGGCTTGCCCTTGAGTGGCTGCTGCCAAGCTGGAAGGCCCACCCTAAGGGGAGCAATTCAGCTTTGCATTTCTGAAATTCTCAATGTTCCCCACTTATTTATTAACTCATGCATTCCAATTCTTTATTGGACACAAAGCAATAAGCTAAGAATCTACCTCCACTTTTCCCCAGAGAAAGTCAATACTTTTCTTGGAAAACCAAGACACCCAACCACACATGTGTCTAATCTTTTATGTAATCACAGTTCCATTAGTGCAAGTGTGGAAAATAAAACGAACTCTACCCGAGTGTCATGCTGAGGAGATGCAGATTCCACTCCCCCAAGGTTGCCCTGGCGCGTGTACTTGTTACCCGGTGCGTTAGCTCACGCTGCCGTGACAAATACTGTAAACTGAAGGGCTTAAGTAACAGGCTGTATCCCACCTGAGGTCTCTACAACAACCCCCCCCCAGCACCActgggccccgccccccccccccacctctctgcTCAGAGAGGCTTCGCCACATCATCTCCTCCATTGTTTTCTAGAGTTTGAAGGTGTCTTGGAGAACCGGCCTCGGCCCTGACCCACACCCTAGCCACCCTTCCGTTTGCCTGTCCTTGAATCCGCCTTTCCAAGCAGATTTTTGGAACTACGTTCAAATAAAACTATGGTATTTCCAGACGATAGGGTTCAGgacatttttctacttttttctccattccttttagtattgcttcaattttattttatttttttttacaagactGTACCAATTTTACAAGAACAGTGTAATTACTCTTTTAAAAGCTGAAATGCCCTGGCTGCGctgctcggttggttggagcgccgTCCCACAACccgaaagtttgtgggtttgattcctggtcaaggcacatgcctaggtttcaggtttgactcccagtcggggtgtgtacaagagccaaccaatcgatgtttctcagtctctctctcatcaataaatacagccttgggtgaggattaaaaaaacctgaaatgcattttttaacCTACAAGTTCACAAAGGATATAGAAGTGGAAGTCCTCAGTGTCGGGAACACTTTGGGAAATGGGTCTCTCTTATTTTGCTAGGGGAGTGTGCTGGAGGCCTTCTCATGGCTTAAAAGCCTTAAAAACATGAAGCCTACTTGACTAAAGCACTACACCCATGGAAAAGTTATCCCGAGGTCTGGTTAGAAAGACGCGCCAAGATTTATAAGCAAAGGTTCGCACGGAGTTGTTGTTTTTGATGGCACTTGCCAACAGCCCAAGTGTCGAGCACCAAGAGATGGCTCGAAAGTTCCATCCTGgtgattttcaaaattacttcTTATGCTCCTTTCTAACCAGGATGCAGTGCTTTTGTAATTACCAGATGATAAAAGTACTGCAgatttataacttttataaagttattttgacTTTGTAAAGAAGTCTGATTCTGAAATGACAGAAccatttctcccattctctctctctcctcctctctcaattgagtctagagagagggaaagggagggagagagaaggagagaaacactgatgtgagagagaaacatcagtcagttgcctcttgcacgtgccctgattggggaccgaacccacaacctaggcatgtgccctgactggtaatcgaacctgcaaccttttggtttttaGGACgtcacccaaccaactgagacacaccggCCAAGGCTCTCCCATTATCTTAAACAGTTGTCAGGGCAGCTGCATGATCAGACTAAGAAGGACATGGTGTGTGCAAACTCTTCTTCAAGTCAAATCTAATCCACTTCTCACATTGATAGGAAAACAAGCCTCTTTTGCAGGTAGATGATCTGGGTTTGAGGCTTTGGGACTAGTCATAGACTGAGAAAGGAAAGACCTCCAGcaggtggagaaaaagggagacaCTAGTGAAGCAGGACTCTGAAGAGCAAGGCTGCTCAGCCTGGAGACTGAGAATATGAGTGATGGGAACCAGGAGGCAGGGGGGCAGGGTCATCACGACATAGATTGGAAATAAGCATTGCTTCAGTCACCTTAAGTTACCTGCATTTTTACATACTTGCTTTACTTAGTAAACATCCAATGAAGACCCAGGACCCCGTTCCACTTCCTAACCTGGAGATAGAGCACATGGACCCTAGGCAGTGCGGCCTCACTGCTGCCCTCACTAGCGCCCCCTCCTGTTGGATGGGGCACATGCCAGGGACAGGTGCTGAAAGGGATGCGGTTTTTACCGTAGAAGAATCCacctgggaagatggaggatgTCTGATCCAGGGTTCTACAAGAAAGAGGTACCAAGGAAGTCGCCAAGATCCAGCTTGGCCCTGGAGACCATGGGGCAGCATCTCACAAGTCCATTATGAACTTCCTCCAGAACCAGGGTTCCGTGGAGCAGTAAGTTTGTGGAATGTTTCCTCTTACAGATTCCTGATGCACTGGAGTATATCAGAGTCGCCAGAAAGTCCCGCAACAAAAATACCAGTTTAACTTTTTCAAAAGTCTGTGATCATAGAattcttttacaaataaagtcCACTAATATATCTTGGAAACAACGTTCCATGAAACATGGAACTTGGAAATAACGTTCCGTTGAAACCACTGCTGGAGAGGAtccgtgggggaggggaagggctgggccGTCCTAGGATCGGTCTGGAGGAGGGGGAGTAAGATGGTCCCCCATCTTGGCGCTGTTCGTGCCGGGGCCTCGGGAGCCAGGAGCCCCCTCCTCTCACGGCGCTGCGGGCTGGGCGCAGACGACGGTAATGACGGTAGCAGCTAGCGCACGCGTAGTGCTCACTCTGTGCCCGTGTAGATGCGAGTGTGCGCTTGATGTGTTAACTCGTTTCTTTCCCACAGCACTCTACAGTGTGGGTACACATTTTTGGATATGAAAACCTAGGttgaactctcattcattgctggtggaaacacaaaattggtacagccactttggaagacagatGGGTCTCCCAGGCTGCTGTAAGTCTAAATCCAGATAATGCCCTCAGGGCCACCCACCGGGGCTTCCCATAGCCTGAGGGAGCTGTTTCTTCACATAAGAGCCCTAGAGTAAAAAGGGACAGACCCACTCAGCTCTGAGGTTCCCCAGAGGGAGAGAGTGCCACTGCAGGGTGGGGAAGGCGGGGAAAGCCGGCTGCAGCCCACTTctccggtgggggtgggggtgggggtggggcggaagTGAACAATAGAAGGGTCCCAGGAATTGCACCTGGAGCAGGAAGCAGCCAGACCAAGGGCAGCACCAGTGGTGTCTCCTGTTCTGGCTCTGTCCCCAGGAGCTCATCGGTGTTGCCTTGGGACCTTCCTCCCAGGGCGGGGAGGGGTTGCTGTCCAAAACTGCAGAGCAGCCTCAGAGGGGCAGAGCCCTGTGCTCCCAGGTGTGTGGAAACCGCCCCCTACCAGAAGGGTCAGGGGAGATGAGGCCTTCGGAGGCCATCCTGGACTTTGTCCAGGGGGCACCCCAGGAGTCCTCCTAGAGCCAGAAGCAGTCCCCCTGGCCTGCGCTGCTCAGCAGAGGGGCCCAGAgaacccacccacccaggtcATCTCCCCTTTCCCAGTTAGGGCAGCCCTGCGGCCAGCATGCCCTAGGAACCTGGAGGAAAGGTAAAGTATCAATATTTCTTGATTTGGTTCATTTATTTGTGGACTGGCTGTTGCCCCAGTGAGGAGGTGGTGTTACTGCAGGCAGGCTGGCAGGCCCAGATCTGTCTGGGTCACTCAGGAGCCATGAGCTccaggaagaggggattacaCTTCCCACCCCACTTCACAGCAAGGCCTGCATGGGGCCTGGGGCTCCTATTTTGGGTCCCATGTCCCCACGGGCCCTGGGTGGCCCAGTCAGCTGTCCTGCTCTACTTCCTCAGCCATGCCTTGGGTGCCCTCACCCAGTGCTGCCACTGGGCTGggcctgtcttcctggtgttgactcTGGTGCTCCTGGGCCCAGAGCCTGCTGGCCCCACAGgctccccagccaggccaggaCCCAGGTTCCAGTGCTGCTCCCTGGAAAGGGATCAGAGCAGGACTGTAACCCCATCCTGGACGGGCAGAGCACCTGTGGGCTGGGCCTGAGCACACAGGGCTGGGTACATGACcgggtcctgctgcccacctcccaggaccttccacctccctcctgcttcctaACCCCAGGGGCTTATTCTGGCCCCATGGGGAGCTTCCTGGTCTCCCCAGGACCTTGAGGATCTCTACCATGAACCTCACACTCCCCCTCCTTCAGGTAGGGGAGTGTGGTCACCCAGGACCACTGGGCAGGTGAAGATTCCCATTCGGACACACCAGGGAGTTGTGTGTTGTCAGGTGGACACCACTAGGGGGCTCGCTTTCTCCACCCTTCTCTGGTCCTCAGGTTCCCTAGgaaccccagccctctcccccttccacatggTGTCAGGTCCCTGTTGCCTGGCCGGTCTGATGGGAGCTCTCCCAGACAGGCTGGGCCAGCCCTGCCATTTCATGGCTGGAAGCTGGAGGATGTAGCTGCATCTGGACCTTGAGCCTGTTGCGTAGTCCTGACTCCCTCACTGCCAGCGTTTCTGGTTGTCCTTTTCCTCGCAATTTAATGTTAACACAATTTCTTGAATCTGTTCCATGTCACAGCCTGAAGCCTGATGACTTTCTGTTCCGATCGCTTTCTGGTCCTGCCACACTGTCACCTTTAATCTCTTTTCAGGTCCCCCTGGATAGGT is a window of Desmodus rotundus isolate HL8 chromosome 1, HLdesRot8A.1, whole genome shotgun sequence DNA encoding:
- the ZG16B gene encoding pancreatic adenocarcinoma up-regulated factor; translation: MLLWLTLAVLWSTTCWAGQMFGNGGGWYFSTSPDYENDITGIRVSVGLIGILKSIQVKYGSSWSKAFGVSGGNAQEFTLWPGEHIIGVYGSHKFYLRYLIIYTDFGRWATFGKEEGRGFVVYPNQPGNVVTGLFGQYRHLGITGIGFHWDYPRAQLSSEPPQNITSG